The sequence ATCCACCGCTGGACCTCCCGCAGGGGCGCGCGCTGTGCGGTCTGGGCCGCCAGCTGGGCGCTGAACTGCGCCTGGTTGCCGGGCCGGCGCAGGAAGACCACCAGGTGCCGGGCGATGGCGAGCGCGACATCGCGGTCCAGGTCCTCCTCCACCAGCGCGAGGGCCAGGTCGATGCCGGAGGTCACCCCGGCCGAGGTGGCGACGTCCCCGTCACAGACGTAGATGGGCTCCGGTTCGACGGTGACGGCCGGGTGGTCCCGGGCCAGCTTGTCGCAGTAGGCCCAGTGGGTCGTCACCCGGCGGCCGTCGAGCAGACCGGCGGCGGCGAGCAGGACGGCGCCGGTGCACACGGAGACGAGGCGCCGGGCACGCGGGCCGTGGGCGCGCAGCCACTCGATCAGCCGCGGGTCGGCGGCGCGGGTGCCCTCGCCGCCCGGGACCAGCAGGGTGTGCGGATCGGGCGCCGCGGCGAGCGCCTCGTCGGGTACGAGGGTCAGGCCGCTGGAGGTGCGCACCGGGCCGCCGTCCAGGGAGGCCGTACGGATCCGGTACGTCCCCGGCGTGAACTTCTCGGCGCCGGCGAACACCTCGAGCGGGCCGGTGACGTCGAGGCTCTGGACGCCGTCGAACAGGACGAAGAGGAGCGTGCGCTGCGGCATGCCACCGATTCTTCGACGCCCGGGACATGGCCGCAATGACGAGTTTCCCACCTTTCCTGCCATGGGCGGCGCTCCTGCGTGACGAGCGGTGACGCGTGGTGCGCCACCGGCGGCCCGCCGGTGTGGCGCCCTGATCACCGGTTGTCGGTGCCACCTGCCACAATTGCCGCGCAACCTCAGTGGAGAAGGCGGTACGGGATCGTGACGACACCCGGGTCCAGCGGATCCATCAGCGTGGGATCCATCGAAGGCAGGATCGCCGAGGAACTCGGCGTACGGGAGCGGCAGGTGAAGGCCGCGGTGGAGCTGCTCGACGGCGGTTCGACGGTGCCCTTCATCGCCCGCTACCGCAAGGAAGCGACCGAGATGCTCGACGACGCGCAGCTGCGCACGCTCGAGGAGCGGCTGCGCTACCTGCGGGAGCTGGAGGAGCGCCGGGCGGCGATCCTGGAGTCGGTGCGCGAGCAGGGCAAGCTCACCGGCGAACTGGAGGCGCAGATCCGCAGCGCCGAGACCAAGGCGCGCCTGGAGGACATCTACCTGCCGTACAAGCCCAAGCGGCGCACCAAGGCGCAGATCGCGCGCGAGGCGGGCCTTCAGCCGCTGGCCGAGGGCCTGCTGGGCGACCCGACGGTGGAGCCGCTGGCGGCCGCCGCCGCGTTCGTGGACGCCGGCAAGGGGGTGGCCGACCCGCAGGCGGCGCTGGACGGCGCGCGGGCGATCCTCACCGAGCGGTTCTCGGAGGACGCCGACCTGATCGGCGAGCTGCGCGAGCGCATGTGGGTGCGCGGGCGCCTGGCCGCGAAGGTGCGGGACGGCAAGGAGGAGGCGGGCGCCAAGTTCGCCGACTACTTCGACTTCGCCGAGCCGTTCACCGAGCTGCCCTCGCACCGCATCCTCGCGATGCTGCGCGGCGAGAAGGAGGAGGTCCTCGACCTCGTCCTGGAGCCCGAGGAGCCGGCCGAGTCCCCCTCGGTTCCTTCCTCCTACGAGGCCATCATCGCCTCGAAGTTCGGGATCGCCGACCGGGGCCGCCCCGCCGACAAGTGGCTGACGGACACCGTCCGCTGGGCCTGGCGCACCCGCATCCTCGTCCACCTCGGCATCGACCTGCGCCTTAGGCTGCGCACGGCCGCCGAGGACGAGGCGGTGAACGTGTTCGCGGCGAACCTGCGCGACCTGCTGCTGGCCGCCCCGGCCGGCACGCGCGCGACGCTGGGCCTGGACCCCGGTTTCCGTACGGGCGTGAAGGTCGCCGTGGTCGACGCCACCGGCAAGGTCGTCGCGACCGATGTCATCTACCCGCACGTCCCGGCCAACAAGTGGGACGAGGCCCTCGGCAAGCTGGCCCGGCTCGCGAAGGAGCACGCGGTCGACCTGGTCGCGATCGGCAACGGCACGGCGTCCCGCGAGACCGACAAGCTCGCCGGTGAACTGATCTCCAGGCACCCGGAGTTGAAGCTCACCAAGGTGATGGTGTCCGAGGCGGGCGCGTCGGTGTACTCGGCCTCGCCGTACGCCTCGCGCGAGCTGCCCGACATGGACGTGTCGCTGCGCGGCGCGGTCTCCATCGCCCGGCGCCTGCAGGACCCGCTGGCCGAGCTGGTGAAGATCGACCCGAAGTCCATCGGCGTCGGCCAGTACCAGCACGACCTGTCCGAGGTGAAGCTGTCCCGCTCGCTGGACGCGGTCGTCGAGGACTGTGTGAACGGCGTCGGCGTGGACGTCAACACCGCGTCCGTGCCGCTGCTCTCCCGGGTATCGGGCATCTCCTCCGGCCTCGCCGAGAACATCGTGGCGCACCGGGACGCGAACGGCCCGTTCGCCTCCCGTGCGGAGCTGAAGAAGGTGGCGCGGCTCGGCCCGAAGGCGTACGAGCAGTGCGCGGGCTTCCTGCGCATCCGCGGCGGCGACGACCCGCTGGACGCCTCCAGCGTGCACCCGGAGGCGTACCCGGTGGTGCGCCGCATGGTGAGGACCAGCGGCCAGGAGGTGGCCTCCCTCATCGGCAACACGGGCGTCCTGCGCTCGCTGAGGCCCGCCGAGTTCGTGGACGACACCTTCGGTCTGCCGACGGTCACCGACATCCTCAAGGAGCTGGAGAAGCCGGGGCGCGACCCGCGTCCCGCCTTCAAGACGGCCACCTTCAAGGAGGGCGTGGAGAAGATCTCCGACCTCGCCGCCGGGATGGTGCTGGAGGGCGTGGTGACGAACGTGGCGGCCTTCGGCGCGTTCGTGGACGTCGGTGTCCACCAGGACGGCCTGGTGCATGTCTCGGCGATGTCGAAGACCTTCGTCAAGGACCCGCGCGACGTCGTCAAGCCCGGGGACATCGTCAAGGTGAAGGTCCTGGACGTGGACATCCCGCGCAAGCGGATCGCGCTGACCCTGCGCCTGGACGACGAGGCGGCCGTGCAGGGCGGCCAGGGCGGCGGCGGCCGGCAGCAGCGCGGCGGCCGGCCGCCCCAGCAGCGCCAGGGCGGCCAGGGCGGCCAGGGCCAGCGGCAGAGCGGCCAGGGCCAGGGCCAGCGGCAGGGCCGTGGCGGCGGCGACCGGGGCGGGCGGCAGGCGCCGGCACCGGCCAACAGCGCGATGGCCGACGCGCTGCGCCGCGCGGGTCTGCTGGACCCGAAGAAGCGCTGAGGCGGGCGGGGCCGGAGCCGTCAGCGCTGCGGCCCCCCGCGCACGAGGACGACGGCGGCGCCGACGCCCTGGGGGGCGCGGGGAACTGCGCGACCAGCCACGACGGCGCCGCAGCCGGACGGC comes from Streptomyces sp. FXJ1.172 and encodes:
- a CDS encoding GlxA family transcriptional regulator, which gives rise to MPQRTLLFVLFDGVQSLDVTGPLEVFAGAEKFTPGTYRIRTASLDGGPVRTSSGLTLVPDEALAAAPDPHTLLVPGGEGTRAADPRLIEWLRAHGPRARRLVSVCTGAVLLAAAGLLDGRRVTTHWAYCDKLARDHPAVTVEPEPIYVCDGDVATSAGVTSGIDLALALVEEDLDRDVALAIARHLVVFLRRPGNQAQFSAQLAAQTAQRAPLREVQRWITEHPAGDLTVESLAARARLSPCHFARAFREETGMTPGRYVDRVRLEHARRLLEDAADGIEEVARASGYGTPEAMRRAFLRTLGTPPAEYRRRFHPAPAR
- a CDS encoding Tex family protein, which produces MTTPGSSGSISVGSIEGRIAEELGVRERQVKAAVELLDGGSTVPFIARYRKEATEMLDDAQLRTLEERLRYLRELEERRAAILESVREQGKLTGELEAQIRSAETKARLEDIYLPYKPKRRTKAQIAREAGLQPLAEGLLGDPTVEPLAAAAAFVDAGKGVADPQAALDGARAILTERFSEDADLIGELRERMWVRGRLAAKVRDGKEEAGAKFADYFDFAEPFTELPSHRILAMLRGEKEEVLDLVLEPEEPAESPSVPSSYEAIIASKFGIADRGRPADKWLTDTVRWAWRTRILVHLGIDLRLRLRTAAEDEAVNVFAANLRDLLLAAPAGTRATLGLDPGFRTGVKVAVVDATGKVVATDVIYPHVPANKWDEALGKLARLAKEHAVDLVAIGNGTASRETDKLAGELISRHPELKLTKVMVSEAGASVYSASPYASRELPDMDVSLRGAVSIARRLQDPLAELVKIDPKSIGVGQYQHDLSEVKLSRSLDAVVEDCVNGVGVDVNTASVPLLSRVSGISSGLAENIVAHRDANGPFASRAELKKVARLGPKAYEQCAGFLRIRGGDDPLDASSVHPEAYPVVRRMVRTSGQEVASLIGNTGVLRSLRPAEFVDDTFGLPTVTDILKELEKPGRDPRPAFKTATFKEGVEKISDLAAGMVLEGVVTNVAAFGAFVDVGVHQDGLVHVSAMSKTFVKDPRDVVKPGDIVKVKVLDVDIPRKRIALTLRLDDEAAVQGGQGGGGRQQRGGRPPQQRQGGQGGQGQRQSGQGQGQRQGRGGGDRGGRQAPAPANSAMADALRRAGLLDPKKR